Genomic segment of Streptosporangium sp. NBC_01755:
TGCGGCGCTCGCGGGCGCCGGGGCTAGAGGACCTTGCTGAGGAAGTCGCGGGTGCTCGGGTGCTCGGCCTCGCCGGACAGCCGGCTGGACGGCCCCTCCTCGACGATGCGGCCGTCCTCCATGAACACGAACCGGTCGCAGACCTCGCGGGCGAATCCGATCTCGTGGGTGACGATGATGGTGGTCATCCCGTCGAGCACCAGGCCGCGGATGACCTGCAGCACCTCGTTGACCATCTCGGGGTCGAGCGCCGAGGTCGGTTCGTCGAAGAGCAGCACCTGGGGCTTCATGGCCAGGGCGCGGGCGATCGCGACGCGTTGCTGCTGACCACCGGAGAGCTGGGCCGGGTAGGCGTCGGCCTTCTCGGCCAGGCCGACCCGGTCGAGCAGCTCGTGCGCGTCACGGCGCGCCTCGTCGGCCGGGCGGCGCAGC
This window contains:
- a CDS encoding amino acid ABC transporter ATP-binding protein, which translates into the protein MTTPLISALNVRKSFGQHTVLHDVSLDVHQGEAVCLLGRSGSGKSTFLRCLNLLERTDSGVVMLDGELLGYEERGGKIHRLSAKREARQRQRLGMVFQQFNLFSHKTVLENVVEAPIRVLRRPADEARRDAHELLDRVGLAEKADAYPAQLSGGQQQRVAIARALAMKPQVLLFDEPTSALDPEMVNEVLQVIRGLVLDGMTTIIVTHEIGFAREVCDRFVFMEDGRIVEEGPSSRLSGEAEHPSTRDFLSKVL